The Streptomyces sp. NBC_01298 genome contains the following window.
AAGCGCACCTTCCAGCCGAACAACCGCCGTCGTGCCAAGACCCACGGCTTCCGTCTCCGGATGCGTACCCGTGCCGGCCGCGCCATCCTCGCGAACCGTCGTGGCAAGGGCCGCGCCGAACTCTCCGCGTAACTGACGGGCGGATCGTGACGTCGTGCTGTCTCCCGACAATCGGCTGAGGCGGCGCGAGGACTTCGCGAGCGCGGTACGTCGAGGTCGCCGGGCTGGTCGCCCGCTCCTCGTCGTCCACCTACGTACAAGCGGTGCAACGGACCCGCACGAGCCGGGGGAGATCGATCCCTCGACGCGTGCGGGTTTCGTCGTCAGCAAGGCTGTCGGCATCGCCGTCGTACGCAACCGGGTCAAGCGCCGTTTGCGCCATCTCGTCCGCGAGCGGCTGTCCCAGCTGCCCGAAGGTAGCCTGATGGTGGTACGGGCTCTGCCCGGAGCGGGTGATGCCGGTCTCGACGAGCTGGCCCGGGACCTCGATGCCGCACTGCTGCGGCTCTTGGGAGGCGTGGCTCGATGAAGTACCCGCTGCTCGCATTGATCAAGCTGTACCAGTGGACGATCAGTCCGCTGCTCGGGCCGGTGTGCCGCTACTACCCCTCGTGTTCGCACTACGGGTACACGGCCATCGACCGGCATGGTGCGGTGAAGGGGACGGCTCTGACCGCCTGGCGGATCCTGCGGTGCAATCCGTGGTCCCCGGGTGGCGTGGACCACGTCCCACCCCGGAAACGCCCGCGTTGGCACGAGCAGCTGCGCAGTGCGTTGCGTAGATCTCGCAATGCTCAAGGAGCCTGATTAGTGGACACGATTGCCAGTCTGTTCAGCTTTATTACCACGCCTGTCTCGTGGATCATCGTCCAGTTCCACAAGGTGTACGGCGCCATGTTCGGCGCCGACAGTGGCTGGGCCTGGGGCCTGTCCATCGTCTCCCTGGTGATCTTGATCCGTATTTGCCTGATCCCGCTCTTCGTGAAGCAGATCAAGGCGACGCGCGGCATGCAGGCGATCCAGCCGAAGATGAAGGCGATCCAGGAGCGCTACAAGAACGACAAACAGCGCCAGTCCGAAGAGATGATGAAGCTGTACAAGGAGACGGGTACCAACCCGCTCTCCTCGTGCCTTCCCATCCTGGCGCAGTCACCGTTCTTCTTCGCGCTCTACCACGTGCTCGCCGGCATCGCCAACGGCAAGCCGATCGGTGAGATCGACGGCCCGCTGCTGGAGAGCGCGCGTAACGCGCACATCTTCGGCGCCCCGCTGGCGTCCAAGTTCACGGACAGCGCGGACAAGGTCGCCGCTCTCAATGCCTCGATCACCGACGTGCGGATCGTCACCGCGATCATGATCGTGATGATGTCGCTGTCGCAGTTCTACACGCAGCGCCAGCTGATGCAGAAGAACGTCGACCTCTCGGTCAAGACGCCGTTCATGCAGCAGCAGAAGATGCTGATGTACGTCTTCCCCCTGATCTTCGCCTTCATGGGTATCAACTTCCCCGTCGGTGTCCTCGTCTACTGGCTGACCACGAACCTGTGGACCATGGGCCAGCAGATGTTCGTGATCAACCGGAACCCCACCCCGGGCAGCCTGGCCCAGGACCAGTACCTGACGCGCCTGCTGAAGCAGATCAGCTCGCACGGCGAGCTCAAGAGCCGGGGCAAGAAGAAGATCGTCGCGGCGATCGTGGCCAAGGGTCCGGACCGCAACGACAACGAGCGCAAGTTCATCACCGGTCTGAGCAAGCAGGGCCTTGCCGCGCAGGCGGACGGCTCCGTGGCGAAGAGCGTCGAGGCGACCGTCGATTCCGATGCGGCCGGCGGTGGCGGACAGAAGCGTCAGCAGCCCAAGCGGCAGTCGAAGTCGCAGCGTCAGACGCCCCCCAGCAAGCCCTCTCCCAAGAAGTAAGAAGGAGTCCCTCCCGTGACGGAAGGCACCACCACCGCCGCCGCTGAGAGTGGCGACACCCTGACCCGCCTCGAGCAGGAGGGTGAGATCGCGGCCGACTACCTTGAGGGTCTGCTGGACATCGCCGACCTGGACGGCGACATCGACATGGACGTCGAGGCGGACCGCGCCTCGGTCTCCATCGTCAGCGAGTCCGCGCGCGACCTGCAGAAGCTCGTCGGCCGCGATGGCGAGGTGCTGGAGGCTCTGCAGGAGCTGACCCGCCTCGCCGTGCACCGCGAGACCGGGGACCGCAGCCGGCTGATGCTGGACATCGGCGGCTTCCGGGCGAAGAAGCGCGAGGAGCTGACGGCGCTCGGCGCCAAGGCCGCGGAGGACGTGAAGACGTCCGGCGAGCCCCTGAAGCTGGAGCCGATGACCCCCTTCGAGCGGAAGGTCGTCCACGACGCCGTGGCCGCGGCCGGTCTGCGGAGCGAGTCCGAGGGCGAGGAGCCGCAGCGCTTCGTCGTCGTGCTTCCGGCCTGATCGGAAGCCTGAGTGTCCGGCCCCGTCTGTCTCGCAGGCGGGGCCGATCTTTGTCAGCCTGGCAGTGCCGGCTGACGGCAGCGACGGCAGCGACGGCAGCGACGTCGTCCGGTATTCACAACCATGCGGTACGGAAGGACGGTCCCCGTGACGGAGGCAGCTGAGCTTCCCCCGATGCCCGAAGAAGCGCCCCCGGCACCTGAAGAGGCGCGTGCGGTGTTCGGTGAGCATTTCCCGGAAGCTGTGCGGTACGCGGAGCTGCTGGCGGACGCGGGTGTCAAGCGGGGCCTGATCGGGCCGCGCGAGGTGCCGCGGCTCTGGGAGAGGCACCTGCTGAACTGCGCCGTGCTCTCGGAGGTGGTGCCCGAGGGCGTGACCGTGTGCGACGTGGGCTCGGGCGCCGGCCTTCCCGGTATTCCGCTGGCCCTGGTGCGCAGGGACCTGAAGATCACCCTGCTGGAGCCGCTGCTGCGCCGGACGAACTTCCTTCAGGAGGTCGTGGAGCTGCTGGGGCTCGACCACGTGACGGTGGTGCGCGGGCGGGCCGAGGAAGTCCTCGGCAAGCTCCCGCCGGTGCACGTGGTGACGGCGCGCGCGGTGGCCCCGCTGGACCGGCTCGCCGGCTGGGGCGTGCCCCTGCTGCGTCCGTACGGCGAGATGCTGGCGCTGAAGGGCGACACCGCCGATGAGGAGCTGGTGGCGGCGAAGGCCGCGCTGACCAAGCTCGGTGTGGTGAAGACCTCGGTGCTGCACGTCGGCGAGGGGGTCGTGGACCCGCTCTCCACCGTGGTGCGGGTCGAGGTCGGGGAAAGCCCCGGCGGGGTGCGGTTCGCGGCGAAGCGGGCCAAGGCCGCCCGTACCAGCCGTACGCGCCGGCGTCGCTGAGGCCCCTTCCGGGGAGCCCTCGCAGGCGTCGCACAGGGGTGTTGAGCCCTATAGGTATGGATTTCGGAGTGTCGTAGCGGCCGGATGACTCCGTCCGGGCATCGTGTTTCACGTGAAACGTCGCTCTCTGCTGCACGGAATCATCAGCCGCGGTCGTGCGGCCACGTCCCCCCGTCTCCTCAAGGGCGAAGGGGGGACGGAGTTGTCCACATCGGTGGATTCATCCACAGGAGTACGGGCCCCGCTGGTTCGCGACCCTGGTGACATGGCAGGCTCTGTTCATCGCGAGCCTGATGCCGAGGAGAGTGACACCGTGCGGTCAGACGCCAACCTTGCGGGGCCGATGGCCGATCCGGTCCCCGGTCCCCGCTCTGAATCCCCGGGCGACGATGTTTCACGTGAAACATCCGCCCCGCCCCTAGTGGACAACGAAGACACGCCCATCGGCCGGGCCGCCCAGATCGCGGTCGAGGCCTTGGGCCGTGCGGGTGAGGGCCTGCCCAGGCCCCCGAAGACCCGGATCATGGTGGTGGCCAACCAGAAGGGCGGCGTGGGCAAGACCACGTCGACCGTGAACCTGGCGGCCTCTCTGGCCTTGCACGGTGCTCGGGTCCTCGTGGTCGATCTCGACCCGCAGGGCAATGCCTCGACGGCGCTGGGCATCGACCACCACGCGGACGTGCCGTCCATCTATGACGTGCTGGTCGACAGCCGCCCGCTGATGGAGGTCGTCCAGCCGGTGGCGGACGTGGAGGGCCTCTTCTGCGCGCCGGCCACGATCGACCTGGCGGGTGCCGAGATCGAGCTGGTGTCCCTGGTCGCCCGGGAGAGCCGTCTCCAGCGGGCCATCCAGGCGTACGAGCAGCCGCTCGACTACATCCTGATCGACTGCCCGCCCTCGCTGGGCCTGCTGACCGTGAACGCCCTGGTCGCGGGCGCGGAAGTGCTGATCCCGATCCAGTGCGAGTACTACGCGCTGGAGGGGCTGGGTCAGCTGCTGCGCAACGTGGACCTGGTGCGGGCCCACCTGAACCCGACGCTGCACGTGTCCACGATCCTGCTGACGATGTACGACGGCAGGA
Protein-coding sequences here:
- the yidC gene encoding membrane protein insertase YidC translates to MDTIASLFSFITTPVSWIIVQFHKVYGAMFGADSGWAWGLSIVSLVILIRICLIPLFVKQIKATRGMQAIQPKMKAIQERYKNDKQRQSEEMMKLYKETGTNPLSSCLPILAQSPFFFALYHVLAGIANGKPIGEIDGPLLESARNAHIFGAPLASKFTDSADKVAALNASITDVRIVTAIMIVMMSLSQFYTQRQLMQKNVDLSVKTPFMQQQKMLMYVFPLIFAFMGINFPVGVLVYWLTTNLWTMGQQMFVINRNPTPGSLAQDQYLTRLLKQISSHGELKSRGKKKIVAAIVAKGPDRNDNERKFITGLSKQGLAAQADGSVAKSVEATVDSDAAGGGGQKRQQPKRQSKSQRQTPPSKPSPKK
- the yidD gene encoding membrane protein insertion efficiency factor YidD; the protein is MKYPLLALIKLYQWTISPLLGPVCRYYPSCSHYGYTAIDRHGAVKGTALTAWRILRCNPWSPGGVDHVPPRKRPRWHEQLRSALRRSRNAQGA
- the rsmG gene encoding 16S rRNA (guanine(527)-N(7))-methyltransferase RsmG produces the protein MPEEAPPAPEEARAVFGEHFPEAVRYAELLADAGVKRGLIGPREVPRLWERHLLNCAVLSEVVPEGVTVCDVGSGAGLPGIPLALVRRDLKITLLEPLLRRTNFLQEVVELLGLDHVTVVRGRAEEVLGKLPPVHVVTARAVAPLDRLAGWGVPLLRPYGEMLALKGDTADEELVAAKAALTKLGVVKTSVLHVGEGVVDPLSTVVRVEVGESPGGVRFAAKRAKAARTSRTRRRR
- a CDS encoding ParA family protein, which produces MAGSVHREPDAEESDTVRSDANLAGPMADPVPGPRSESPGDDVSRETSAPPLVDNEDTPIGRAAQIAVEALGRAGEGLPRPPKTRIMVVANQKGGVGKTTSTVNLAASLALHGARVLVVDLDPQGNASTALGIDHHADVPSIYDVLVDSRPLMEVVQPVADVEGLFCAPATIDLAGAEIELVSLVARESRLQRAIQAYEQPLDYILIDCPPSLGLLTVNALVAGAEVLIPIQCEYYALEGLGQLLRNVDLVRAHLNPTLHVSTILLTMYDGRTRLASQVAEEVRTHFGKEVLRTSIPRSVRISEAPSYGQTVLTYDPGSSGSLSYLEAAREIALRGAGFQYDPQHSHQGAGMNNTQSMAEGIQ
- the rnpA gene encoding ribonuclease P protein component, coding for MLSPDNRLRRREDFASAVRRGRRAGRPLLVVHLRTSGATDPHEPGEIDPSTRAGFVVSKAVGIAVVRNRVKRRLRHLVRERLSQLPEGSLMVVRALPGAGDAGLDELARDLDAALLRLLGGVAR
- a CDS encoding Jag family protein codes for the protein MTEGTTTAAAESGDTLTRLEQEGEIAADYLEGLLDIADLDGDIDMDVEADRASVSIVSESARDLQKLVGRDGEVLEALQELTRLAVHRETGDRSRLMLDIGGFRAKKREELTALGAKAAEDVKTSGEPLKLEPMTPFERKVVHDAVAAAGLRSESEGEEPQRFVVVLPA
- the rpmH gene encoding 50S ribosomal protein L34; the encoded protein is MSKRTFQPNNRRRAKTHGFRLRMRTRAGRAILANRRGKGRAELSA